The following coding sequences are from one Eucalyptus grandis isolate ANBG69807.140 chromosome 11, ASM1654582v1, whole genome shotgun sequence window:
- the LOC104426438 gene encoding L-type lectin-domain containing receptor kinase IV.1, whose amino-acid sequence MLFAIALAVSLLANTAPTHETGDFTYNGFRSANLSLDGLAVLTGNGLLKLTNVTKQKVSHAFYPDPIRFKNSSDGAVHSFSTTFVFAIVPQFPALGAPGFTFVIAPHREFPGARPGNFFGLFNETNDGNATNHIFAVEVDTLQNAELYDINDNHLGIDVNGLVSVNSSPAGYTENDIQGFRNLSLISGKAMQVWVDYDGTQKQIRVTLAPVNVGKPNTPLLSPSFDLSPIFKETMYVGFSSATSTIVSSHYILGWSFKVNGQARRLDLSQLPRLPRVKKKQKSILLTTGLPFLCLFFLSILVFAMAYAIRKQRKFAEVLEDWERDYSEHRIKYKDLYVATKGFRDQELLGAGGFGRVYRGVLPTSRTEIAVKRVSHESRQGMRQFIAEITSIGRLRHRNIVTLLGYCRRKGELLLVYDYMPNGSLDKYLYNQPKLTLNWSQRFRVIKGVAHGLSYLHEGWEQKVIHRDIKASNILLDSELNGRIGDFGLARLYDHGTDPQTTHLVGTLGYLAPEHARTAKATTSTDVFAFGAFSLEVACGRRPIETREEEEVILVDWVFSCWDKGDILEARDPNLGTDFVAKEVELVLQLGLLCSQSQPTARPHMRQVVQYLEGDLVLEELSPLGISRSGFPFAFHEGFSRSGTAYPSSADKAFSQTSSVANGVLSGGR is encoded by the coding sequence ATGTTATTCGCGATTGCTCTGGCGGTTTCCCTCCTGGCAAACACAGCACCGACTCATGAAACTGGCGATTTCACGTACAATGGTTTCCGGTCTGCGAATCTGAGCCTCGATGGTTTAGCTGTACTCACTGGCAATGGCCTCCTGAAGTTAACCAACGTGACCAAACAGAAGGTAAGTCATGCCTTCTACCCGGACCCCATCAGGTTTAAGAACTCATCCGATGGCGCCGTCCACTCGTTCTCCACCACATTCGTCTTTGCTATAGTTCCCCAATTTCCAGCTCTGGGCGCTCCTGGGTTCACCTTTGTGATAGCTCCTCATAGAGAATTTCCTGGAGCTCGGCCTGGTAATTTCTTTGGTCTCTTCAACGAAACAAATGATGGCAATGCCACGAACCACATTTTCGCGGTGGAAGTTGACACGCTTCAAAACGCCGAATTGTACGATATAAATGACAACCATCTCGGGATCGATGTCAATGGGCTGGTCTCTGTAAACTCTTCCCCTGCTGGATACACTGAAAACGACATTCAAGGCTTCAGAAACTTGAGTCTGATTAGTGGTAAAGCAATGCAAGTTTGGGTGGATTATGATGGTACGCAGAAACAAATCAGGGTCACATTAGCTCCGGTCAATGTCGGCAAACCGAACACTCCCCTTTTGTCTCCGTCCTTCGATCTCTCGCCAATCTTCAAGGAGACCATGTACGTTGGGTTCTCTTCCGCAACTAGTACGATCGTATCTTCTCATTATATCCTCGGATGGAGCTTTAAGGTAAATGGACAAGCTCGTAGGCTTGATTTGTCTCAACTTCCTAGATTACCCCGtgtgaagaagaagcagaaatcCATTCTTCTCACTACCGGACTGCCTTTCTTATGCTTGTTCTTTCTGTCAATACTAGTCTTTGCTATGGCTTATGCGattagaaaacaaagaaaatttgcAGAGGTTCTTGAAGATTGGGAGCGCGACTACAGTGAACATCGAATCAAATACAAAGATCTCTATGTTGCCACCAAGGGGTTCAGAGATCAGGAGCTATTAGGAGCTGGTGGATTTGGTAGGGTTTATAGAGGGGTATTACCCACCTCAAGAACTGAGATTGCAGTGAAGAGGGTTTCTCACGAATCAAGGCAAGGGATGAGACAGTTCATTGCTGAGATTACTAGTATTGGTCGGCTTCGTCATCGAAATATTGTGACACTTCTTGGATACTGCCGTCGGAAGGGTGAACTGCTGTTGGTTTATGACTACATGCCAAATGGAAGCCTAGACAAGTACCTCTATAACCAACCGAAGCTGACCCTCAATTGGAGCCAAAGATTTAGAGTGATAAAGGGTGTTGCACATGGCCTCTCTTATCTCCATGAAGGATGGGAACAAAAGGTGATTCACAGGGATATCAAAGCTAGCAACATCTTGCTTGATTCAGAACTAAATGGGAGGATAGGAGATTTTGGGCTTGCAAGACTATATGATCACGGTACAGATCCTCAAACCACCCATTTGGTGGGAACTCTTGGATATCTAGCCCCGGAGCACGCTCGAACTGCCAAGGCCACTACAAGCACAGATGTTTTTGCGTTTGGGGCATTTTCGCTTGAAGTTGCTTGTGGAAGAAGGCCTATTGAGActcgggaggaggaggaggtgataTTGGTGGACTGGGTGTTTTCTTGCTGGGATAAAGGTGACATTCTAGAGGCAAGAGATCCAAACTTAGGGACGGACTTTGTGGCGAAGGAGGTGGAACTAGTGTTGCAACTCGGATTGTTGTGCTCCCAGTCTCAGCCAACTGCGAGACCACACATGCGTCAGGTAGTGCAGTACTTGGAAGGGGATCTCGTATTAGAGGAGTTATCACCTCTCGGCATCTCAAGAAGTGGATTCCCATTTGCATTTCATGAAGGTTTTAGTAGGTCTGGCACGGCTTATCCGTCTTCCGCAGACAAGGCATTTTCTCAGACTTCTTCTGTTGCAAACGGTGTCCTCTCTGGTGGAAGATGA
- the LOC104426437 gene encoding L-type lectin-domain containing receptor kinase IV.1 yields the protein MSFVIVLAVSLLANTAPTHETSDFTYNGFRSANLSLDGSAALTGNGLLKLNNETKQKGSYAFYPDAITFKNSSDGAVHSFSTTFVFAIVPEYPVLGGPGFTFVIASHREFPRAQPGYFFGLFNETNDGNAMNHIFAVEFDTIQNPEIHDIDGNHIGIDVNGLVSVKSSPAGYTENNIPGFRNLSLISGKAMQVWVDYDGAQKHIRVTLAPVIVDKPNTPLLSLPLNLSPIFKETMYVGFSSATGALSTSHYILGWSFKVNGQAHRLDLSQLPKLPYMKKKQKSILLTTGLPFICLFLLSIPVFAMAYAIRKRRKFAEVLEDWERDNSPHRFKYKDLYVATKGFRDQELLGAGGFGRVYRGVLPTSRAEIAVKRVSHESRHGMRQFIAEIISIGRLRHRNIVTLLGYCRRKGELLLVYDYMPNGSLEKYLYNQPKVTLNWNQRFRVIKGAAHGLSYLHEGWEQVVIHRDIKASNILLDSELNGRLGDFGLARLYDHGTDPQTTHLVGTHGYLAPENTRTARATTSADVFAFGAFLLEVACGRRPIEAREEEDVILVDWVFSCWDKGDILEARDPNLGTDFVAKEVELVLQLGLLCSQFQPTARPRMRQVVQYLEGDLALEELSSLGISKSRLQFAYHEGFSRSGTSSPYFVDKAFSQTSSVANSVLSGGR from the coding sequence ATGTCATTCGTGATTGTTCTGGCGGTTTCCCTCCTGGCAAACACAGCACCGACTCATGAAACCAGCGATTTTACCTACAATGGTTTCCGGTCTGCGAATCTGAGCCTCGATGGTTCAGCTGCACTCACTGGCAATGGTCTCCTGAAGTTAAACAATGAGACCAAACAGAAGGGGAGTTATGCCTTCTACCCAGACGCCATCACGTTCAAGAATTCATCCGATGGCGCTGTCCACTCATTCTCCACCACATTCGTCTTCGCTATAGTTCCCGAATATCCAGTTCTGGGCGGTCCTGGGTTCACCTTTGTGATAGCTTCTCATAGAGAATTTCCTAGAGCTCAGCCTGGTTATTTCTTTGGTCTCTTCAACGAAACAAACGATGGCAATGCCATGAATCACATCTTCGCGGTGGAATTTGACACAATTCAAAACCCCGAAATCCACGATATCGATGGCAACCATATTGGGATCGATGTCAATGGGCTGGTCTCTGTAAAATCTTCCCCTGCAGGATACACTGAAAACAACATTCCAGGCTTCAGAAACTTGAGTCTGATTAGTGGTAAGGCAATGCAAGTTTGGGTGGATTATGATGGTGCGCAGAAACATATCAGGGTCACATTAGCTCCGGTCATTGTTGACAAACCGAACACTCCCCTTTTGTCTCTGCCCTTAAATCTCTCGCCGATCTTCAAGGAGACCATGTACGTTGGGTTCTCTTCTGCAACCGGTGCGCTCTCAACTTCTCATTATATCCTCGGATGGAGCTTTAAGGTAAATGGACAAGCTCATAGGCTTGATTTGTCTCAACTTCCCAAATTACCCTatatgaaaaagaagcagaaatcCATTCTTCTCACTACGGGATTGCCTTTCATATGCTTGTTCCTTCTGTCGATACCAGTCTTTGCTATGGCTTATGcgattagaaaaagaagaaaattcgcAGAGGTTCTCGAAGATTGGGAGCGCGACAACAGTCCGCATCGGTTCAAGTACAAAGATCTCTATGTTGCCACAAAGGGGTTCAGAGATCAGGAGCTACTAGGAGCTGGTGGGTTTGGTAGGGTTTATAGAGGGGTATTACCCACCTCGAGAGCTGAGATTGCAGTGAAGAGGGTTTCCCACGAATCGAGGCACGGGATGAGACAGTTCATTGCCGAGATTATTAGTATTGGTCGGCTTCGTCATCGGAACATTGTGACGCTTCTGGGATACTGCCGTCGGAAGGGTGAATTGCTGTTGGTTTATGACTACATGCCAAATGGAAGCCTGGAGAAGTACCTCTATAACCAACCGAAGGTGACCCTCAATTGGAACCAAAGATTTAGAGTGATCAAAGGTGCTGCACATGGCCTCTCTTATCTCCATGAAGGATGGGAACAAGTAGTGATTCACAGGGATATCAAAGCTAGCAACATCTTGCTTGATTCAGAACTAAATGGGAGGTTAGGAGATTTTGGGCTTGCAAGACTATATGATCACGGTACAGATCCTCAAACTACCCATTTGGTGGGAACTCATGGATATCTGGCCCCAGAGAACACTCGAACTGCCAGGGCCACTACGAGCGCAGATGTTTTTGCGTTTGGGGCATTTTTGCTTGAAGTTGCTTGTGGAAGAAGGCCGATCGAGGCTCGGGAGGAGGAGGACGTGATATTGGTGGACTGGGTGTTTTCTTGCTGGGATAAAGGTGACATTCTAGAGGCAAGAGATCCGAACTTAGGGACGGACTTTGTGGCGAAGGAGGTGGAGCTAGTGTTGCAACTCGGATTGTTGTGCTCCCAGTTTCAGCCAACTGCAAGACCGCGCATGCGTCAAGTAGTGCAGTACTTGGAAGGGGATCTCGCATTAGAGGAGTTATCATCTCTTGGTATTTCAAAAAGTAGATTGCAATTTGCATATCATGAAGGTTTTAGTAGGTCTGGCACGTCTTCTCCGTATTTCGTAGACAAGGCATTTTCTCAGACATCTTCTGTTGCAAACTCTGTCCTCTCTGGTGGAAGATGA
- the LOC104427871 gene encoding LOW QUALITY PROTEIN: L-type lectin-domain containing receptor kinase IV.1 (The sequence of the model RefSeq protein was modified relative to this genomic sequence to represent the inferred CDS: inserted 1 base in 1 codon) gives MLFVIVLAVSLLGNTAPTHGTGDFTYNGFRSANLSLDGLAELTGNGLLKLTNGTEEKETYAFYPDPITFKNSSNGTVPSFSTTFVFAIIPGYPAFGNPGXTFVIAPRRVFPGARPDHFFGLFNETNDGNATNHIFAVEFDTIQNNEIYDINDNHVGIDVNGLISLNSSPAGYTENNIPGFRNLSLISGKAMQVWVDYHGVQKQIRVTLAPVNVEKPNTPLLSLSFNLSPIFKETMYVGFSSSTGTPLTSHYILGWSFKVNGQAHRLDLSQLPRLPHMKKKQKSIFLTAGLPFICLFFLSILVFAMAYAIRKRRKFAEVLEDWEHDYSPHRFKYKDIYVATKGFRDQELLGAGGFGRVYRGVLPTSKTEIAVKRISHESRQGLRQFIAEIISIGRLRHRNIVTLLGYCRRKGELLLVYDYMPNGSLDKYLYNQPRVTLSWSQRFRVIKGVAHGLSYLHEGWEQVVIHRDIKASNVLLDSELNGRLGDFGLARLYDHGTDPQTTHLVGTIGYLAPENTRTGKATTSTDVFAFGAFLLEVASGRRPIEAREEEDVILVDWVFSCWDKGDILDARDPNLGTDFVAKEVELVLQLGLLCSQSQPTARPRMRQVVQYLEGELALEELSSLGISKSGWQFSYHDGFSMAGTSYPSSANKAFSQTSSVANSLLSGGR, from the exons ATGTTATTCGTGATTGTTCTGGCGGTTTCTCTCCTGGGAAATACAGCACCGACTCATGGAACCGGCGATTTCACCTACAATGGTTTCCGGTCTGCAAATCTGAGCCTCGATGGTTTAGCTGAGCTCACTGGCAATGGCCTCCTGAAGTTAACCAATGGGACTGAAGAGAAGGAGACTTATGCATTCTACCCAGACCCCATCACGTTCAAGAATTCATCCAATGGCACTGTCCCCTCATTCTCCACCACATTTGTCTTCGCTATAATTCCTGGATATCCAGCTTTCGGCAATCCAG TCACCTTTGTGATAGCTCCTCGTAGAGTATTTCCTGGAGCTCGGCCTGATCATTTCTTTGGTCTCTTCAATGAAACAAACGATGGCAATGCCACGAACCACATTTTTGCAGTGGAATTTGACACGATTCAAAACAACGAAATATATGATATCAATGACAACCATGTCGGGATTGATGTCAATGGGCTGATCTCTCTAAATTCTTCCCCTGCTGGATACACTGAAAACAACATTCCAGGCTTCAGAAACTTGAGTCTGATTAGTGGTAAAGCAATGCAAGTTTGGGTGGATTATCATGGTGTGCAGAAACAAATCAGGGTCACATTAGCTCCAGTCAATGTCGAAAAACCGAACACTCCCCTTTTGTCTCTATCCTTCAATCTCTCGCCAATCTTCAAGGAGACCATGTATGTTGGGTTCTCTTCCTCAACCGGTACGCCCTTAACTTCTCATTATATACTCGGATGGAGCTTTAAGGTAAATGGACAAGCTCATAGGCTTGATTTGTCTCAACTTCCTAGATTACCCCatatgaaaaagaagcagaaatcCATTTTTCTCACTGCTGGGTTGCCTTTCATATGCTTGTTCTTTCTGTCAATACTAGTCTTTGCTATGGCTTATGcgattagaaaaagaagaaaattcgcAGAGGTTCTTGAAGATTGGGAGCACGACTACAGTCCGCATCGGTTCAAGTACAAAGATATCTATGTTGCCACAAAGGGGTTCAGAGATCAGGAGCTACTAGGAGCTGGTGGATTTGGTAGGGTTTATAGAGGGGTATTACCCACCTCAAAAACTGAGATTGCAGTGAAGAGGATTTCTCATGAATCGAGGCAAGGGCTGAGACAGTTCATCGCCGAGATTATTAGTATTGGTCGGCTTCGCCATCGGAACATTGTGACGCTTCTCGGATATTGCCGTCGGAAGGGTGAACTGCTGTTGGTTTATGACTACATGCCAAATGGAAGCCTAGACAAGTACCTCTATAACCAACCAAGGGTGACCCTCAGTTGGAGTCAAAGATTTAGAGTGATCAAAGGTGTTGCCCATGGCCTCTCTTATCTCCATGAAGGATGGGAACAAGTAGTGATTCACAGGGATATCAAAGCTAGCAACGTCTTGCTTGATTCAGAACTAAATGGAAGGTTAGGAGATTTCGGGCTTGCAAGACTATATGATCACGGTACAGATCCTCAAACCACCCATTTGGTGGGAACTATTGGATATCTGGCCCCAGAGAACACTCGAACTGGCAAGGCCACCACGAGCACAGATGTTTTCGCGTTCGGGGCATTTTTGCTTGAAGTTGCTAGTGGAAGAAGGCCGATTGAGGCTCGGGAGGAGGAGGACGTGATACTGGTGGACTGGGTGTTTTCTTGCTGGGATAAGGGTGACATTCTAGATGCAAGAGATCCGAACTTAGGGACGGACTTTGTGGCGAAGGAGGTGGAGCTAGTGTTGCAACTCGGACTGTTGTGCTCCCAGTCTCAGCCAACCGCAAGGCCACGCATGCGACAAGTGGTGCAGTACTTGGAAGGGGAGCTCGCGTTAGAGGAGCTATCATCACTTGGTATTTCAAAAAGTGGATGGCAATTTTCATATCATGATGGTTTTAGTATGGCTGGCACGTCTTATCCGTCTTCCGCTAACAAGGCATTTTCTCAGACATCTTCTGTTGCAAACTCTCTCCTCTCTGGCGGAAGATGA